One genomic segment of Natrononativus amylolyticus includes these proteins:
- a CDS encoding ATP-grasp domain-containing protein — protein sequence MIDLAVANRAETFERMAAPLAERGVRCHHVAVRERSVPLGGKTPLSETAFDAGFVFPGRLMEGGVADALLGVPWLNGRDAVLTSRNKAEVLARLERAGLPVPESVFVSNPVSEAELRSVFDRFDPPVVVKPTSTTRGAGVAKAHDLDSFLGICDYLSLVHDYRATGDKSFLVQEFLPEVTDYRVMVLEGEYVGAVERSLPADAVSEGRWKHNVHRGATATGVELPAEWRELAEDVARTLEIPFLGVDLLVSGDRAVVNETNARPTIDAATKYEPGFYDRLAASIAAVAESEP from the coding sequence ATGATCGACCTGGCGGTGGCGAACCGCGCGGAGACGTTCGAGCGGATGGCGGCGCCCCTGGCGGAGCGAGGGGTGCGCTGTCACCACGTCGCCGTGCGCGAACGGTCCGTCCCCCTGGGTGGTAAGACGCCGCTGTCGGAGACGGCGTTCGACGCCGGATTCGTCTTTCCCGGCCGACTGATGGAGGGCGGCGTCGCCGACGCCCTGCTCGGGGTTCCGTGGCTCAACGGCCGCGACGCGGTGCTCACCTCGCGGAACAAGGCGGAAGTGCTCGCCCGCCTCGAGCGGGCCGGACTCCCCGTTCCGGAGTCGGTGTTCGTCTCGAACCCCGTCTCGGAGGCGGAGCTGCGGTCGGTGTTCGACCGCTTCGATCCGCCGGTCGTCGTTAAACCGACCTCGACGACCCGGGGTGCCGGCGTCGCGAAGGCTCACGACCTCGACTCGTTTCTCGGCATCTGCGACTACCTCTCGCTGGTCCACGACTACCGGGCGACCGGCGACAAGTCGTTTCTCGTTCAGGAGTTCCTCCCCGAGGTGACGGACTACCGGGTGATGGTGCTCGAGGGGGAGTACGTCGGCGCCGTCGAGCGCAGTCTTCCCGCGGACGCGGTATCGGAGGGACGGTGGAAGCACAACGTCCACCGCGGGGCGACGGCGACCGGCGTCGAGCTTCCGGCGGAGTGGCGCGAACTCGCCGAAGACGTCGCCCGAACCCTCGAGATTCCGTTTCTGGGCGTCGACCTGCTCGTGAGCGGGGACCGGGCGGTCGTCAACGAGACGAACGCCCGGCCGACGATCGACGCGGCGACGAAGTACGAGCCGGGGTTTTACGACCGGCTGGCTGCTTCGATCGCAGCGGTTGCGGAGTCGGAGCCATAA
- a CDS encoding glucosamine inositolphosphorylceramide transferase family protein, which produces MRSAPLLESHNGVSNPVLSAADVTDCANPEFVADPFYAFHDDTHHLFFEILDDGMGVIGHATSDNGLNWSYQQVILKEPFHLSYPYVFQSGGEWYMLPEHTAETQRSLRIYKAVQFPRSWVLAETALSGKRIIDPTLVQTDDTWFLFVSHDGASVELYFSDKWCTDTWIRHPKSPITETAYMGRMAGRPIGGEPLFLPFQDLRYLYGELVRCCRVDRLTPTEYSHTEIGGSPILRAQFTHKWNDRGMHHIDCSPVTEFGHDFVVVDGCNPVGAWSISLYQPTTRAETLLREQKLLRRQARRGKIIATAQLREAYRIYEEYGARELVRRVGERARDHVR; this is translated from the coding sequence ATGAGATCTGCGCCCCTACTGGAATCACATAACGGCGTTTCAAATCCAGTTCTTAGTGCTGCAGACGTTACCGACTGTGCAAATCCCGAATTCGTTGCCGATCCGTTTTACGCATTTCACGACGATACTCATCACCTCTTCTTCGAGATTTTAGACGACGGTATGGGAGTAATCGGGCACGCAACGAGTGACAATGGCCTGAACTGGAGCTATCAGCAAGTCATTCTTAAGGAACCCTTCCATCTATCGTATCCGTATGTGTTCCAATCGGGTGGCGAGTGGTATATGTTGCCGGAACACACGGCAGAGACGCAACGCTCGCTCCGAATTTATAAAGCGGTCCAGTTTCCGCGTTCATGGGTGCTGGCAGAGACTGCGTTATCAGGGAAACGGATTATTGATCCCACGCTGGTACAAACAGATGATACGTGGTTCCTTTTCGTTAGCCACGATGGGGCAAGCGTGGAACTGTATTTTTCGGACAAGTGGTGTACGGACACATGGATCCGCCACCCGAAGAGTCCAATCACGGAGACAGCCTATATGGGGCGGATGGCTGGGCGTCCGATTGGTGGTGAACCGCTCTTTCTCCCGTTTCAGGACCTACGATACCTTTACGGAGAACTGGTTCGATGCTGTCGGGTAGATCGGCTGACTCCGACGGAGTACAGCCACACCGAAATCGGCGGCTCACCGATTCTTCGGGCGCAATTCACTCATAAGTGGAACGACCGAGGGATGCATCACATCGATTGCAGTCCGGTTACAGAGTTCGGACACGACTTTGTAGTGGTTGACGGCTGCAATCCAGTAGGAGCCTGGTCAATCAGCCTCTATCAACCGACTACAAGAGCGGAAACGCTATTGAGGGAACAGAAATTACTCCGACGCCAAGCTCGCCGAGGCAAAATTATTGCAACCGCTCAACTCAGGGAAGCATACCGCATCTACGAGGAGTATGGAGCACGCGAACTGGTGCGGCGTGTCGGGGAAAGAGCGCGTGACCACGTTCGATAG
- a CDS encoding polysaccharide biosynthesis C-terminal domain-containing protein produces the protein MRSDLHQGIASVFLSRGGELLLGLLITPILVRILGSSLYGDYATMLSIIAICMIFLSEGIFDGCRKYIGEDPTSTDWATNVFGFYFRIALLLIVLTIPFIIVFTYAGFVQEIFSKDFVLYFYILPAVLFAQQMFTVVRGTLMGFNLEHRSEPLLIVQAFVWGVLSISLAYLGYGVFGVLVGHVISLGLAALLGFTIIFSRINIKNVIGGIPSSFPRQQLLLFNSLSVILALFMTSLYHVDILLLRIFVGSTQTGYYKAALVVAEFLWFAPIAVQMVYLQSSSEMWTKGEYAEINSLISQTTRYTLLFTLLIAIGIASLTRPFIQAYFGPDFTPAALPLLILLPGSLGLALARPIYAIGQGKGDLQPLLYATGTAASINIVLNLALIPTYGMTGAAAATSIGYGSMFVFHTLAARRIGFNPIRDIRAQRVIATAVVAGPAIFGLAAIIPSDTLSLLVVPPVGFVIYFGVAVGVGALDFREISYPFKSI, from the coding sequence ATGAGATCAGATTTACATCAGGGTATTGCCTCTGTATTTCTTTCTCGAGGCGGAGAGTTGTTACTGGGCTTACTGATAACACCAATTCTCGTTCGAATACTCGGAAGTTCTCTGTATGGTGATTACGCGACAATGCTATCGATCATTGCAATTTGCATGATCTTCCTTAGCGAGGGTATTTTCGATGGTTGCCGAAAGTACATTGGGGAGGACCCGACCTCTACCGATTGGGCTACTAACGTGTTCGGGTTTTATTTTCGTATTGCACTATTACTTATCGTTCTAACTATACCTTTTATCATTGTGTTTACGTATGCAGGATTCGTACAAGAAATATTTTCAAAAGATTTTGTTTTATATTTCTACATTTTGCCAGCGGTGTTGTTCGCACAGCAGATGTTCACCGTCGTACGTGGTACACTAATGGGTTTCAATCTCGAACACCGGTCTGAACCGCTTCTCATCGTCCAAGCGTTTGTCTGGGGCGTTCTCAGTATCAGTCTTGCATACTTAGGATACGGTGTGTTCGGAGTCCTCGTTGGGCATGTGATATCTCTGGGGTTGGCTGCACTACTCGGTTTCACAATAATTTTCAGCCGCATAAACATCAAAAATGTAATTGGAGGGATTCCGAGTTCATTTCCCCGACAACAGCTTCTCCTGTTCAATTCCCTCTCTGTGATTCTTGCACTTTTCATGACGTCCCTATATCATGTTGATATACTCCTACTCCGAATCTTCGTTGGAAGCACCCAAACGGGATATTATAAGGCGGCGCTCGTGGTTGCGGAATTTCTCTGGTTCGCACCAATTGCCGTCCAGATGGTGTACCTCCAGTCATCCTCCGAAATGTGGACTAAAGGAGAATATGCCGAGATTAACTCGCTCATCTCTCAAACGACGCGTTATACATTGCTGTTTACGCTTCTTATTGCAATTGGTATCGCTTCGCTCACCAGGCCATTTATACAAGCCTACTTCGGTCCAGACTTCACTCCGGCAGCTTTGCCGCTCTTAATTTTGCTACCTGGTTCGCTGGGATTAGCACTCGCACGACCGATTTATGCTATTGGACAGGGAAAAGGTGATTTACAGCCGCTACTGTACGCGACTGGAACCGCGGCGAGCATCAACATCGTTTTGAATCTTGCGCTCATTCCAACTTACGGCATGACTGGTGCTGCGGCGGCGACTTCAATCGGATATGGATCGATGTTCGTCTTTCATACACTAGCTGCCCGCCGGATCGGTTTCAATCCGATTAGGGACATACGAGCGCAACGGGTAATCGCCACAGCGGTTGTCGCTGGACCGGCCATCTTCGGGCTCGCTGCAATTATACCCTCAGACACCCTCTCGCTCCTCGTGGTTCCGCCCGTTGGCTTTGTCATCTACTTCGGTGTAGCAGTCGGTGTCGGTGCACTGGACTTTAGGGAAATATCGTATCCATTCAAAAGCATATGA
- a CDS encoding glycosyltransferase family 4 protein yields the protein MTELAVGLKRRGIDISVYTSQPNYHHSTTQKQERRTTYKGVPVRRTRAPQVRQTSLPRRLFNWFVFTTATFFGLLFSRPKPNRELVCVSNPPFLSIAVWLVCRIRRCEYTYIVHDLYPDQPVELGYLEEGGVVETIWSTVQEHVYCDAKHVVTNGVVMRDRISENTGGAVTPEEITVIHNWENGDLIRPRRTDDWVREKLDLNDSFVLLYSGNIGLYHDFETVVEAATEFSDGEVAFVIIGDGDSKATVERLAKKRGIYGTKVHFLPFQSPEVFPYSVTSGDAHLVTVREGFEGVNLSIKTYTAMAAGKPVLAIAQPWDDESFLIDNHNIGKHVSQGDVAGVVRAIEEWKMNPALVDQQGKNARRAYEEHYTKTAAIQKYEQLFTHGAAAVENSFPYAN from the coding sequence ATGACGGAACTAGCAGTCGGACTCAAACGCCGTGGGATAGATATCTCGGTCTATACGAGTCAACCTAATTATCATCACAGTACGACCCAAAAACAAGAACGGCGGACCACGTATAAAGGCGTACCCGTAAGACGAACGAGGGCGCCACAGGTACGACAAACCTCGCTTCCCCGTCGGCTTTTCAACTGGTTCGTCTTTACCACCGCAACGTTCTTTGGGTTGCTGTTCAGTCGACCAAAACCCAATCGAGAACTCGTTTGTGTCTCAAACCCTCCGTTTTTGTCTATCGCAGTGTGGCTCGTTTGCCGAATCCGAAGATGTGAGTACACCTATATCGTGCACGATCTGTATCCGGACCAGCCGGTTGAGCTGGGATACCTCGAAGAAGGAGGTGTGGTTGAAACGATCTGGTCAACGGTCCAAGAGCACGTCTACTGCGACGCGAAACACGTCGTGACAAACGGCGTCGTAATGCGGGATCGGATTAGTGAAAACACGGGTGGTGCGGTAACACCGGAGGAGATCACGGTGATCCATAACTGGGAGAACGGGGACCTGATCAGACCACGTCGAACCGACGACTGGGTGCGTGAAAAGCTGGATCTGAACGATTCGTTCGTGCTGCTCTACTCGGGGAACATTGGATTATACCACGATTTCGAGACAGTAGTCGAGGCAGCTACCGAGTTCAGTGACGGAGAAGTCGCATTCGTCATCATCGGCGACGGAGATAGTAAGGCAACCGTCGAGCGACTGGCCAAGAAGCGAGGAATATATGGGACGAAGGTACACTTCCTTCCGTTTCAGTCTCCAGAGGTGTTTCCGTATAGCGTCACTTCGGGCGACGCCCATCTTGTCACCGTCCGTGAAGGGTTTGAAGGAGTGAATCTCTCGATCAAGACGTACACGGCGATGGCCGCCGGGAAGCCCGTCCTGGCAATCGCTCAGCCGTGGGACGATGAATCATTCCTCATTGACAACCACAATATCGGCAAACACGTCTCTCAAGGTGACGTTGCTGGCGTCGTCCGGGCTATCGAGGAATGGAAGATGAACCCGGCACTCGTCGATCAACAGGGGAAAAATGCCCGACGTGCATACGAAGAGCACTATACGAAGACAGCAGCAATACAGAAATACGAACAGTTGTTCACCCACGGGGCAGCAGCCGTCGAAAATAGTTTTCCGTATGCCAACTGA
- a CDS encoding DUF7344 domain-containing protein, giving the protein MSATCRQRSIVAALERLDVPATVDQLVDVLVAPSSEPAGRLERWGDVHEELHVVDLPVLDAIGIVDYDSESGLVALPAADAEQSVASTSEPVTVVQ; this is encoded by the coding sequence GTGAGCGCGACGTGTCGGCAGCGGTCGATCGTCGCCGCGCTCGAGCGCCTCGACGTGCCCGCGACCGTCGATCAGCTCGTCGACGTCCTCGTCGCGCCGTCCAGCGAGCCGGCGGGACGGCTCGAGCGATGGGGTGACGTCCACGAGGAACTCCACGTAGTCGACCTGCCGGTGCTCGATGCGATCGGCATCGTCGACTACGACAGCGAGTCCGGACTCGTCGCGCTGCCAGCCGCGGACGCCGAGCAGTCCGTTGCGTCCACGAGCGAACCGGTAACGGTCGTTCAGTAG
- a CDS encoding glycosyltransferase, with product MKVALVSGNPLSVRGGAEIYVHRIAKSLQRRGHDTVVITTRPYEGITSLVPKNDTYDGITIWRFFPLNVAHVSVYEQHSLPIQAGWRLLDAANLHAAAAISWVLTQEQPDVVHTNNLDGISTLTGQISQRRGIRHVHTLHDYNLVCPNSNPRLASVRNAELRTVGNHPFICAVFSRLQRFLFGVPDTVIGPSRDVIDEHRAHGFFRTTVCVLLRHGVERVVDEVPPPPAAPTVLFAGRLTKAKGVETVLTAARRRPDITFHICGTGPYERAVLDAAVQLDNVRYHGFLSQSELETLRQASTVAVVPSLVRETAGLVIIEAFAQGLPVIASDIGGFPELIEPGVTGALFPPGDVDAFLAMTDEVLGRDLQTLKENARRWATHYTLDDHTDRLIDVYTN from the coding sequence GTGAAAGTTGCCCTAGTATCCGGGAACCCACTATCGGTTAGAGGCGGCGCCGAGATTTACGTTCATCGGATCGCGAAATCTCTCCAGAGGCGGGGACACGACACCGTCGTGATCACGACGAGACCATACGAGGGCATTACCTCTCTCGTTCCGAAGAACGATACCTACGACGGTATCACAATTTGGCGGTTCTTCCCACTCAACGTGGCCCACGTGAGTGTGTATGAGCAACATAGTCTTCCGATCCAGGCCGGCTGGCGACTCCTCGATGCAGCAAACTTACACGCTGCTGCTGCTATCTCGTGGGTTTTGACACAAGAGCAACCAGACGTCGTCCATACGAACAACCTTGACGGGATTTCAACGCTCACGGGTCAGATCTCTCAACGGCGTGGGATACGGCACGTTCATACGCTCCATGATTACAATCTCGTCTGTCCGAACAGCAACCCACGACTCGCGTCGGTTCGCAATGCGGAGTTACGCACGGTCGGGAATCATCCCTTTATATGCGCGGTTTTCAGTCGCTTGCAACGGTTCTTGTTCGGTGTGCCCGACACCGTGATCGGCCCTAGTCGCGATGTGATCGACGAACACCGAGCGCACGGGTTCTTTCGGACTACTGTATGCGTATTACTTCGCCACGGTGTTGAGCGCGTAGTCGACGAGGTGCCACCTCCACCAGCAGCACCGACCGTCCTTTTTGCGGGACGGTTAACGAAAGCGAAAGGGGTCGAAACCGTGCTGACTGCAGCTCGGCGTCGCCCCGACATCACCTTTCACATCTGCGGAACGGGACCATACGAACGGGCCGTTCTGGATGCGGCGGTCCAACTAGACAATGTACGGTATCATGGTTTTCTTTCGCAATCCGAACTCGAGACGCTTCGTCAGGCGTCGACTGTGGCTGTCGTACCATCGCTTGTTCGTGAGACCGCCGGATTGGTTATCATCGAGGCGTTCGCACAGGGTCTACCCGTGATCGCCAGCGATATCGGCGGGTTCCCCGAGTTGATCGAACCCGGCGTAACCGGGGCGCTCTTCCCACCTGGTGACGTCGACGCGTTCCTCGCAATGACCGATGAGGTGTTGGGTCGAGACCTCCAAACACTGAAAGAGAATGCCCGACGATGGGCAACTCACTACACGCTCGATGACCACACTGACCGATTGATCGATGTATACACGAACTGA
- a CDS encoding 50S ribosomal protein L16, translating to MSDKPASMYREISKPAYTRREYITGIPGSKIAQHKMGDISADPDDYPVQISLVLDEECQIRHGSLEASRLSANRHMIKNAGEGNYKMILRKFPHHVIRENKQATGAGADRVSDGMRQSFGKIVGTAARIQKGDRLFTVWCDVDDAEAAKDAFRRAYNKITPPCRIVVEKGEEQLIS from the coding sequence ATGTCCGACAAACCCGCCTCCATGTACCGGGAGATCAGTAAGCCGGCGTACACGCGACGCGAGTACATCACCGGCATCCCGGGTTCGAAGATCGCACAGCACAAGATGGGCGACATCAGCGCCGATCCCGACGACTACCCCGTCCAGATCAGCCTCGTCCTCGACGAGGAGTGTCAGATTCGCCACGGCAGCCTCGAGGCCTCACGCCTGTCGGCGAACCGCCACATGATCAAGAACGCCGGCGAGGGCAACTACAAGATGATCCTCCGGAAGTTCCCCCACCACGTCATCCGCGAGAACAAGCAGGCGACGGGTGCGGGTGCGGACCGTGTTTCCGACGGGATGCGCCAGTCGTTCGGGAAGATCGTCGGCACCGCCGCACGCATTCAGAAGGGCGACCGCCTGTTCACCGTCTGGTGTGACGTCGACGACGCCGAGGCCGCAAAGGACGCGTTCCGCCGCGCGTACAACAAGATCACGCCGCCGTGTCGGATCGTCGTCGAGAAGGGCGAAGAGCAGCTCATCTCCTGA
- a CDS encoding MarR family transcriptional regulator → MIRHRPASPIEPLPETITSPRAKLVYLYLEAADGATVDELNQVLAMKKIAILSVLGSLSTDGLVEKDDGEYVTRS, encoded by the coding sequence ATGATCCGACACCGTCCCGCGTCACCGATCGAACCGTTGCCCGAAACGATCACCTCGCCGCGTGCGAAACTGGTCTACCTCTACCTCGAGGCCGCCGACGGAGCGACGGTGGACGAACTGAATCAGGTGCTCGCGATGAAGAAGATCGCCATCCTGAGCGTGCTCGGCTCGCTGTCGACCGATGGACTCGTCGAGAAAGACGACGGCGAGTACGTGACCCGATCCTGA
- a CDS encoding polysaccharide deacetylase family protein, with amino-acid sequence MTDLERSSADSRGSPRPAADGERGAVANVLSFDLEHWYTATLIRDAVDDPVDRLEDSVRIVRDLLDAHDVRATFFVVGEVALEYPELIAALADDGHEIASHGHTHTPLFELTPEEFEAELADSAAAIEDAVGSPPKGFRAPNFSITPKTAWAFDVLERSGLEYDSSVFPVRTPMYGVSGAPIRPYHVDVDDPFSEGVDEGLLEFPLAAFHPTARVPIAGGFYARIMPERFISKGISNLNKCEVPAILYFHPWEFDLSITSTRLPLHKKFVSFYGMGALEQKLESLLATFDFDTLEKQLDVL; translated from the coding sequence ATGACCGACCTCGAGCGCTCGAGTGCCGACAGCCGGGGATCCCCGCGACCGGCCGCTGACGGCGAGCGAGGCGCCGTCGCGAACGTTCTCTCGTTCGACCTCGAGCACTGGTACACCGCGACGCTCATCCGCGACGCGGTCGACGATCCGGTGGATCGACTCGAGGATTCCGTCCGCATCGTTCGCGACCTGCTCGACGCCCACGACGTCCGGGCGACCTTCTTCGTCGTCGGCGAGGTCGCCCTCGAGTATCCGGAGCTGATCGCCGCACTGGCCGACGACGGCCACGAGATCGCGAGCCACGGGCACACCCACACGCCGCTGTTCGAACTCACCCCCGAGGAGTTCGAAGCCGAACTCGCCGACAGCGCCGCCGCGATCGAGGACGCGGTCGGTTCGCCGCCGAAGGGGTTTCGCGCTCCGAACTTCTCGATCACACCGAAGACGGCGTGGGCGTTCGACGTCCTCGAGCGGTCGGGGCTCGAGTATGACTCGAGCGTGTTTCCGGTGCGGACGCCGATGTACGGTGTTTCGGGGGCGCCGATCCGGCCGTATCATGTCGATGTCGATGATCCGTTTTCCGAAGGTGTAGATGAGGGTTTGCTGGAATTTCCGCTAGCGGCGTTTCATCCGACGGCCCGAGTTCCCATTGCAGGCGGGTTTTATGCGCGTATAATGCCAGAGCGATTCATATCGAAAGGGATCTCAAACCTCAATAAATGTGAAGTTCCTGCTATACTGTATTTCCACCCTTGGGAATTTGACCTTTCTATCACGAGTACGCGATTACCGCTGCATAAAAAATTTGTTAGCTTCTATGGGATGGGTGCACTGGAACAGAAACTCGAGTCACTGTTAGCCACTTTCGACTTTGACACACTCGAGAAACAGTTAGATGTGTTATAG
- a CDS encoding class I SAM-dependent methyltransferase — protein MYDSEAETYEDRYQGFEGRYLTELETNYIIELIDTTTGSVLDIGTGGGRFVRVLNRTGQYSQLVGLDVSAEMLKQSKTRSPHDFVRGDASQLPFTSNTFDLVTAIGIFEYIEDLVPLLRDINRVLAPQGQLVFTVHNQHRLFPRLGEWAPQQYDVALHSLPDVRFQLMVAGFTDTEITSTFYFNEYVWAGIPILETISQRLSRVYLETTISVQHCLASLPWTRHSGGQFIVSAKVPVTQSFE, from the coding sequence GTGTACGATTCCGAGGCCGAAACGTACGAAGACCGGTACCAAGGGTTTGAGGGGCGATACCTAACCGAACTCGAGACCAACTACATTATTGAACTGATAGATACGACAACCGGGTCGGTGCTTGACATAGGAACGGGCGGCGGTCGCTTTGTCCGCGTGTTAAATCGGACTGGACAGTACTCGCAACTCGTCGGCCTTGACGTTTCCGCAGAAATGCTCAAGCAGTCAAAGACACGATCTCCTCATGATTTCGTCCGGGGCGACGCATCACAACTCCCCTTCACGTCGAACACCTTTGATCTAGTAACCGCTATCGGGATTTTCGAGTATATCGAGGATCTCGTGCCCCTCTTGCGGGATATCAACCGCGTGCTTGCTCCCCAGGGACAGCTCGTATTTACTGTGCATAACCAACACCGACTGTTCCCGCGATTGGGTGAATGGGCTCCACAGCAGTATGATGTCGCGCTACACTCACTACCAGACGTACGCTTCCAACTGATGGTAGCGGGATTTACGGATACAGAGATCACATCAACGTTTTACTTCAATGAGTATGTCTGGGCCGGAATTCCCATCCTCGAGACCATTTCACAGCGACTCTCGCGTGTTTACCTCGAGACCACGATTAGTGTACAGCACTGTCTCGCTTCACTTCCCTGGACACGACATAGCGGCGGCCAGTTCATCGTCTCCGCCAAAGTACCAGTGACGCAGTCGTTCGAGTAA
- a CDS encoding glycosyltransferase family 4 protein: MNVLQIDKKSPYPPSSGAEKRVWRTAERLSKLGEVWLAAPDCGSGSVPAPVEFVPIRSRMMTRKFVSNDLWYGGFVVGERNPVQWMQTTVITRSLTALDVKFDVVVSEAPQMIPPARTMAEKHNAKLLINKHNSYFDLLDQYLVQSAFPDPLRQRAVKNLKRYEQQSINVADIVVFQSEDDQKSFEIPQDTVTMVIPNGTDYEEIQSGGDPDDLAGKLGISTNSFVCLFIGSYDYEPNTAAAETIIYDLAPQLREMEFVLVGRNPPPTSQPNVHTTGYVEQLSDALELADIGLCPIPRGSGTKLKMLDYMAAGLPIVTTSVGAQGLPIAGGKHALVCDDAAAMITAITEVADSPELRSRLSTNAYALSQQYAWSTLMDGYDRLFEVELLQLE, encoded by the coding sequence ATGAATGTACTTCAAATAGATAAGAAATCGCCGTACCCGCCATCGAGTGGGGCCGAAAAACGCGTGTGGAGAACGGCGGAGAGACTATCCAAACTGGGCGAGGTGTGGCTCGCCGCTCCTGACTGTGGCAGCGGTTCCGTTCCAGCGCCGGTCGAGTTTGTACCGATTCGGTCGCGAATGATGACGCGGAAGTTCGTGAGCAATGACCTCTGGTACGGTGGGTTTGTGGTCGGCGAACGAAACCCCGTTCAGTGGATGCAGACAACCGTAATCACTCGCAGTCTTACCGCTCTAGACGTGAAATTCGATGTAGTCGTCTCAGAGGCTCCACAAATGATTCCTCCCGCAAGAACAATGGCAGAGAAACACAACGCGAAACTACTAATAAATAAGCACAACTCGTATTTCGATTTGTTGGATCAGTATCTCGTACAATCAGCCTTTCCAGATCCGCTTCGCCAACGTGCGGTAAAGAACTTGAAACGGTACGAACAACAATCTATTAACGTTGCAGATATCGTCGTATTTCAGTCTGAGGACGACCAGAAATCTTTCGAGATACCCCAAGACACCGTAACGATGGTGATTCCGAACGGAACAGATTACGAGGAGATACAATCTGGAGGAGATCCCGACGACCTTGCTGGTAAGCTAGGTATCAGTACAAATTCGTTCGTCTGCCTATTCATCGGTTCGTACGATTACGAACCGAATACTGCTGCGGCCGAGACAATCATATACGATCTTGCACCCCAACTGCGAGAAATGGAGTTCGTACTAGTTGGGCGAAATCCACCCCCTACGTCCCAGCCAAACGTCCATACTACCGGGTACGTCGAACAGTTGAGCGACGCGCTCGAACTCGCGGATATCGGGCTTTGTCCGATACCGCGAGGGTCCGGCACAAAATTAAAAATGCTCGATTACATGGCTGCCGGACTCCCGATCGTGACGACGTCTGTCGGAGCACAGGGACTGCCGATCGCTGGCGGCAAGCACGCGCTGGTATGCGACGACGCGGCCGCGATGATCACAGCAATAACGGAGGTAGCCGACTCCCCCGAACTCCGTTCGCGGCTTTCGACGAATGCGTACGCACTTTCACAACAATACGCGTGGAGTACGCTCATGGACGGTTACGACCGCTTGTTCGAGGTAGAACTCCTACAATTAGAGTGA